One segment of Thermosipho atlanticus DSM 15807 DNA contains the following:
- the rpmH gene encoding 50S ribosomal protein L34 has protein sequence MKRTYQPSRIKRKRTHGFLARKRTASGRKVLKNRRRKGRWRLAV, from the coding sequence ATGAAAAGAACATATCAACCATCAAGAATTAAAAGAAAAAGGACACATGGATTTTTAGCAAGGAAAAGAACAGCATCAGGTAGAAAAGTATTAAAGAATCGTAGAAGAAAAGGAAGATGGAGATTAGCAGTTTAA